GCCGAAGCGGCGAGGTATATCCGCCGGTCTGCACGCCGGTATTGTACGAGTCGAGCCGGCGGCCGGTCGTGAGAGTGAAGGGGTACTCCGCGTCCGGTCGCTCGACCGGTGGGTCGTGCTCCACGACCGAGAATGGGGCCAGGGGCCCGATAACGGGGTCCGCCCAGAGCCGGCTGTGCAGGAAGAGCTCTCCTGGATGGCTCGCGTCGTAGCAGGGCCAGTGCAGCCCGCCCTCGCGCTCGAGCCGATCGTAGCTCATCCCGGCAAAGATCGGCGCCAGACGTCTGACCTCATTCCACACATCCTCGGCGCTCGGTTGGCCCCAGTCGTGCCCCAGCCGGCGGGCCAATTCGGAGATGATCCAGACATCGTCCCGGGCATTACCCGGCGCCTCCAGTGCCTTGCGCACCCGCTGCACCCGCCGCTCGCTGTTGGTGACCGTGCCTTCCGCCTCGCACCAGCTGGACGACGCCGGAAGAACGACCTGAGCCAGCCGGGCCGTCGCGGTCAGGAAGATGTCCTGCACCACAAGGTGGTCCAGCCCGGTGAGCAGCTTCACCGTGCGATGTTGATCGGCCTCGGCCTGCGCCGGATTCTCCCCGATCGCGTAGATCGCGTGGAGCTCACCCCGCTCGGCCGCATTGAACATCTCGGTCACGTTCAAGCCGTAGCCCGGCTTCAGCGTCACCCCCCAAGCCTGCTGGAACCGCGCCCGGACCGCGGGATCCTTGGTCCAATCCTGGAACCCGACGAGGCGATTCGGGATGGCTCCCATGTCGCCGCCGCCCTGGACGTTGTTCTGGCCCCGGAGCGGATTGACGCCCGAGCCATATTTCCCGACGTGGCCCGTGAGGAGAGCCAGGTTGATCAGGGCCAGCACGTTGTCGACCGCGTTGTGGTGCTCGGTAATGCCGAGCGTCCAACAGATCACCGCGCGATCGGCCCGGGCGTAGGTGTGCGCCGCCTCCCGGATGACCTCGGCGGGCACCCCGGTCTCCCTCTCGGCCACCTCGAGTGTGTAGGGCTCCACGCACGCGCGATACGCCTCGAACCCGGTGGTCGCCCGGTCGATGAAAGCATGATTGGCCAGGCCAGCATGGATGATCTCCCGGGCCATCCCGTTGGCCAGGG
The nucleotide sequence above comes from Gemmatimonadales bacterium. Encoded proteins:
- the fdhF gene encoding formate dehydrogenase subunit alpha, yielding MAMKYTRLTEPLVREGGELRPASWDEALDRAAEGFRRTIARHGSDAIGTFSCSKASNEVNFLAQKLVRVGFGTHNIDSCNRTUHAPSVVGLATVFGAGGGTSSYREVEETDVVFLWGANARENHPIFFHHVLKAIHNGARLYAMDPRRTPSAQWADHWLGLNVGSDIALANGMAREIIHAGLANHAFIDRATTGFEAYRACVEPYTLEVAERETGVPAEVIREAAHTYARADRAVICWTLGITEHHNAVDNVLALINLALLTGHVGKYGSGVNPLRGQNNVQGGGDMGAIPNRLVGFQDWTKDPAVRARFQQAWGVTLKPGYGLNVTEMFNAAERGELHAIYAIGENPAQAEADQHRTVKLLTGLDHLVVQDIFLTATARLAQVVLPASSSWCEAEGTVTNSERRVQRVRKALEAPGNARDDVWIISELARRLGHDWGQPSAEDVWNEVRRLAPIFAGMSYDRLEREGGLHWPCYDASHPGELFLHSRLWADPVIGPLAPFSVVEHDPPVERPDAEYPFTLTTGRRLDSYNTGVQTGGYTSPLRRGESLDISPEDAEQLGVLNGDPVRVTSRRGSVVAPARIDRSLRAGLVFMTLHFQDEVRTNLLTIDETDPKSGTAEFKACAVRVEPIRSAEMVGSAVDAARTGE